From one Peredibacter starrii genomic stretch:
- a CDS encoding IS3 family transposase translates to MGEAISKDPSLNRSYLCRLMSVSRSGFYSSRKSSEARQERDRMACKIIKHYHERSRKKAGIITLDLLMRRDGHVINHKKIARIKREYGFETKIRRRNPYRAIPLKSGEHVEIPNLLKRDFYPPLPDQVYSTDMTYLYYGNCDKAFLSATKDLATNEIVSYKLMKTPTVSAFACEFKELLSKIPIEKRTDLMIHSDQGFQYTNEEFRAVLRLAGVTQSMSRRGNCLDNAPIESFFGHFKDLLEIKKCRSYEEVEKVVSSTIKYYNEERPQKGLNKKPPAEYRGLLLSGFF, encoded by the coding sequence ATCGGTGAGGCCATCTCCAAAGATCCATCGTTAAATCGCTCCTATCTTTGTCGTTTAATGTCTGTTAGTCGAAGTGGATTTTATTCCTCTCGAAAATCCTCAGAGGCCCGCCAAGAAAGAGATAGAATGGCATGTAAGATCATTAAGCATTATCACGAGAGAAGTAGGAAAAAAGCAGGTATCATCACGCTTGATTTACTCATGCGAAGAGATGGACATGTTATAAACCACAAAAAGATCGCCAGAATTAAACGAGAGTATGGATTTGAAACAAAAATCCGTCGTCGAAATCCTTATCGCGCAATCCCTTTGAAGTCTGGGGAGCATGTCGAAATACCAAACTTACTTAAAAGAGACTTCTATCCACCACTTCCAGATCAGGTGTATTCGACAGATATGACTTACTTGTATTATGGAAATTGTGACAAAGCTTTCTTGTCAGCGACCAAAGACCTTGCGACTAACGAGATCGTCTCTTACAAATTAATGAAAACACCAACAGTATCTGCATTTGCATGCGAGTTCAAAGAATTGCTGAGTAAGATTCCAATCGAGAAAAGAACTGATCTAATGATTCATTCAGATCAAGGCTTCCAATATACTAATGAAGAATTTAGAGCAGTTCTGAGGCTAGCAGGTGTAACTCAGTCGATGTCACGGAGAGGTAATTGCCTAGATAACGCACCAATTGAATCATTTTTTGGTCACTTCAAAGATCTCTTAGAGATTAAAAAATGTCGATCATATGAAGAGGTTGAAAAGGTGGTATCCAGTACCATCAAATATTATAATGAAGAAAGGCCCCAAAAGGGTTTAAATAAAAAGCCCCCGGCAGAATACCGAGGGCTATTATTAAGCGGTTTTTTTTAA